Genomic window (Rossellomorea aquimaris):
CCTTCTCCCCCTTCTCCGCCATACTGATCGTGTGATAGGAGAACGGTTTCGTTTCAGGTACCAGGACGAGGGTATCACCATTAGACAGAGTCTGGGTCTCGACCTCTATTCCATCCATCTCATAAACTCCATTGGATTCAGGCACGGTGACCAGGACCGATGATGTATATTGATGTGGATGTAGAAATGACCAATGTTTATCTCCATCGAAGATATAATTCTCTTGAGAGGTTATAATTGTTTCCTTGATTCCAGACGCTTTTTCATAATCTTGGTGTGCATCTTCGTATACTTCCGTAATTGAAGAACCCGGGATAATGTCGTGGAATTGGTTTAGTAGGATCATCTTCCACCCCTTTTCAAGGAGCTCCTGGGGATAGTGATCCCATCCATTCACAGCACTGTTCCAGGAAGAGAGGAGTTCCGCTTCACGGTACCCGTATTCCAGTTTGCGATTCATTTCTTTCATCTTCGCATGACTGGTATACGTACCCCGGTGATACTCTAAATATAATTCCCCATCCCACGTATGAGTGTACTGATCGGATTTTCCGACGGTATCATGAAGTTTCTCGAAATAGTCATGGGCATTGACAGATTTTACGGACGGCATGCTTGGGACGGTGTCAAGATGGCGCTTCATTTCGATCATTTCACGATTGACGCCGCCACCTCCGTCTCCGTATCCGTATGCCAGGAGCAATTCTTTATTCAAGTCTTTATCACGGTACTTTTCCCAAATGCCTTTAACGGTTTCAGCCGTGATCAGCCCGTTATACGTATAGAACCATGAGTCGGCAGGTCTTCCCGGTTCAGGCGTCGTAATGAAATGTGTCAGGATTTCGGAACCGTCAATTCCTCTCCACTGGAACGTATCGTGGGGCATCCGGTTGTATTGATTCCAACTGATCTTCGTCGTCATGAACGTATCAATGCCTGATTTCCTTAATATTTGCGGTAAGGACCAGCTGTAGCCGAATACATCAGGAAGCCATAAAGTCCGGGTCTTCTTATTGAACTCTTTCTCAAAAAACCTTTTACCGTATAACAGCTGACGTACGAAGGATTCCCCGGATGGAATGTTACAGTCGGCTTCCACCCACATGGAGCCCTCCACTTCCCACTGACCATCCGCAACCTTCGCTTTGATCGCTGCGAACAATTCCGGATCTTCCTCCTTCACCCATTCGTAAAGTTGAGGCTGGCTTTGGAGGAAAGTGTAGTCAGGATAAAGTTCCATCAATCTAAGTACTGTGTAGAACGTCCTCCTTGCCTTTTCCTTCGTATGTTTTGTACGCCACAGCCAGGCAAGGTCGATATGGGAATGACCGGTGGCATGTATGGTTACATCCGAATACTTGGGTAGGTTTTCCATTTCATGTAATAGTACAGAACGGGCAGCATAAAGACTTTGATAAAAGGTCTCACTTCCACTGTCCGACCAGTCGATCTCATGGAATGTCCGGTTGAGGATGGCCAAAACGATGGAACGGTTAGGGTCGTGCTCATCTTGTTGCTTAATAGAATCCAGTATCGCTTTGGATTTGAAATACAGGTCATCCACTTTCTCATCCAAGTATCCCCACCAGGCTTCCTTCAACCGGTAATACTGGTTAGCAGGCTGACCGCCCCCCTCTAGACCGGACCAAAGCTGAATGGAAATATCGAGGGAGTCCTCTGCAGGCAGGATGACTTCTTTATGATTGGAATCGACCCCTTGGAACGGCTTTTCATTCACATAGAGGAGGGACTCGAATCCTGAGTTGTTCCCCCCTCCTGTCCTTCCGAGATCGAGGTAGAGGACAGCTTTCTTTCCTCGCCATTCTTCCGGGATAGAAAGAAACGTATTCAACCAAAGATATTTGTCCCTTCCTGACCAGGTATCGTTTACTTTCATTTTTTGATCTGAATATCCTTCAGGGAAAATATTCTCTTTTCCTTGTTGGGGCTCATAAAGATTAAAAGAGTCGATGCCCCTTATATCCCGGTAACGCAGGCGATCCAACTCGTTTACTCGGTTTTCTAGCTTTTGGATAGGATAAAACATATGGAGCCTCCATTCAAAAAATTTTATTGATTAGCAAGCCCCAATGGACTTTCCGGTACGAAGATTCCGACTTCATTTAGAATGAATTCACTAAACATGGAATTGGCCCACGCAAACCAAGAGCGAGTGAACTCTTCCGGACGATCGGCATCGAATCCTTCGTGCATGTAAAGGGTAGATGCGTGAGTATTCTTGAACATCTTGAGGATCCTTCCTTTTTCCTCTTTAGAAGTCGCCGTCATTCCCTGAATGGCCAGGCTGATATGCCAGATATAATGATCAGGTGTGTGGGGGCTTCCGATTCCTTCAGCCTTTTTCCCTTCATAGAAGTAAGGGTTGTGTCGGCTTAGAATGAACTTCCGGGTATTTACATACGTTTCATCATAAGGATCTGTATATCCTAGGTACGGGATGGCCAAAAGGCTTGGTACGTTGGCGTCATCCATCAGATTGTACTGTCCGTCCCCATCGGTTTCGTAAGCATAGATTTCCCCGAAGACCGGATGGTTCACTTTAGCGAAAGTCTCGATACCTTTCTTGATTTCAAAAGAAAGCTGCTCCATTTGACCGGCGAGCTTGTCCTCCTTCATTTCCTCCAGCATTTCCTTCGCATACCCCAGTACCACAACAGCGAACATATTGGCAGGCACTAGATAACCATACAAACAAGCATCATCACTAGGACGGAATCCCGACCAAGTCATACCTGTCTTCACGGAATATCCACCTTTCCCCTCCCTCAGAAGAGTATCCGATACGCGGCAGTTCTGCCGTTCAAAGAGATACGGAGATCCGTCCTCGTGATCCTGCTCCACTTTCCATACATCATGGATGACCGTCAGCACTTCTCTTAGTCGGTCATTCAATATGCTCCCATCACCTGTCGCCTTCCAATAAAGGTACGTCAATTGAATAGGATAACAGAGGGAGTCCACTTCATATTTACGCTCCCATATCCATGGAGTCATCTCTGTACGGTCGTCCTGGTGACCTTGATTGTCTGCCGTCTGGTTGAAGGCATTCGCATAAGGGTCTAGAAGAATGTACTTCCATTGGCGTTCGATGACCCCTTTCAGCATAGCAGCAATCTCCGCATCTTCTTTCGCAAGGACCAAATAGGGGCGTACCTGGGCCGATGAATCCCGGAGCCACATAGCTGGGATGTCACCCGTTATCACAAAGGTTCCATCCTGATCCTTTTTCAATGTTGTTTGATACGTATTCAAGAAGCAATTTTCGAATAACTCATAGACTTCCGAATCATGGCTATAGGCCGACTTCACTTTATTCATAATCGTTTGAAAAGACGCTGGTACTACTTTTTCACTCATGGTCAATCACTCCTCGTCAGTTTGAATTAAAACAGTGATAATTTCTTTAGGGCGGATGGTCCTCTCCACGTTTCCGTGTCCTAGACTTTCTTTCTTTTTTTCTAGAATCGTAGAAAGATAGACTTCATCCCCCTCTACACTCAGTTCCTGGGGTTCATCCGTCGGGTTAAACCATCTTACGATGATTCCCATTCCTTCCTCCGCAGGCTTGCACGCAGTCAAGACTAAAGCATCACCCGACCATTTAAATAGATTGCTAGTCTTTTCATTTCTTCCTTCTCCTTGTTCTACTTGAACAACAGTCGGAGTCAACGGATAGTGATACGCTTCATTGAAAGCACGTGACTCTATGACATTTCCACGATGGGGGATCACCATAAATTCTGCTTTATGTAGGCCAAGGCACTGAGCTTCCGGTGTTTCAAACACCCCCCAATCCCCGAGCTCCCCAACGGATCGGAGCAATGTGACCGCAATGGATTTTCCGTCCACGATTTCATATTCATGAAGACCCTTCCCGGCAATCGTCAACCCCTTCTCATGGTCACCCAGGCTGACAAACCTTTGCATATGGTGATCGAACGTCGGATTGATCCACTGGCTTTCCGGTTGGTTTGGACGCTTTACCACTTCAAACACACTATCGGCAAAGTGATACAGATTCCCTTTTCCAACTGGAAACAACGCACGCAATCGATGGTCTTTTGCTTGATTGTCTATTGTCACTTCGACCTTCAGCCCTTTAGAACCCTTTTCGAGGACGAGCAGGGTTTTAAAGGTCAGCAACACTTCTTCCTCATGCCGTCCCGCTTGACGATCAGGGTGCCAGACCAGGTCTCTCCGCTCAATGTCTAATTGTTCATCGGCTTGCTTCGGGACAGAAATCTTGGACTCTATCTCAACGGATGCACAATACGGGTTATTTTCTACAATGTTCAAGGTAGAGATTTGCCGTTTGGTCGTGAAGGCGATACCATCACTGCTTGCTTTGAACATATACTCGTTTCCGATATCCCCCACGTCCTCATACATACCAAGGTTTTCATAATGGAAGCCCGTTTGTTTGTCTAAGAGTGAATAGGTTCCGTTCTCATGAACGGTTACGCAGATATGCTCATTTTCAAGCCTCTGTTCTGATGGGTGCCACATAAGGTTCTCCTTATGAGGGATATCTTCACCTGGTACTAGATAACAAGTTTCATAACCAATATGAATAGGGGATTCCAGTGCAAAGGTTATGTCTATTTCCTTCGCATAATAAGGTTTTCTGAATCCATCTCCCGGGAGGTCGTAACCGAATGAGATACCCTTTTCTTTCACATGGACAGGGATCGTTGAACCATCCCCTCTCTCAATGACAAACGAAGGGAGTGGAATGCTATCTAACTTTTTCGGAATCTGACGAAAATCCAATTCATCGAAATAGATTTTCTGAACCATCATTTTTTCCCGAATGACCCGTGTAGAAGGCTTTCCATCCGTGAAAAACAGGATAAGCGGAATCGCGTCGGGATTATGATGTGTCGTGGAGATACCGGATGCAATTTCGCGCGCTTGCTCCGTTACATATCTCATAACCCCCTTCTCAACCTTCTCGAAACGGGTCTCCATTTCCCGATGGACACTATCTACACTGCATCCGCAAATACTGTCATGAGGATGATTCTCCATCAGCATTTTCCAATAAAACTCCGCAAAATCACGGTGAAGTCTTTTGTCTTTTACCAGTAACCCCATCGGCTCCAGAACTCGCTCCAATAGAGTCTGACAGCGGTCATTCGCCTGCTTTAAATAAACTCTCGCAGAAGCCGTGTTCACAAGGGTCGACCATCCATCGGTTTTTTGGTTCCTGAGTTCCCCACGAATGGTTTGAAGTTCATCCGGCAGTTCCTTCTTCACCTCGTCTATGTATTCTTTGAAACTTGAATGCTTGAATGTGACGTCCGGTCTGAGCTCATTGGCCGTCGCGATGGCTTTCACAATATCCTTTTGCAGAGGTTGATGGTCACAGCCATTCATAAATAATAATTGGGAAGTCGAAGCAAATTTCTCCACGTCTGAAAGCTTTTTCTTCCAATATTCTTCAGCCTCCCCTTGATCGGCAGGTATTTCATTTCCATTTGAATACCAATTGGCAAATAAGATCCCCAATACATTCGAGCCATCGGGAGCCTGCCACTTCATTTCTGAAAATGGGGAAGAGAATTCATCACTGTGATGAACCTGATTATTGAACCCTGTCGGTGTCACCCCTCTACCGAAAGCAGCCACATCAATGTTTGCCTGGCGTAGCAATTGCGGGGCCTGACCGTAAATGCCAAACGTATCAGGGAAATATCCAAGCGTACTCTGTTGCCCGAGTTTCTTCGTATCTTTCATCCCATAAAGCAAATTCCGTACATTCGCTTCAGAGCTCGTAAGAAATGCATCCTGCAAGATATACCAAGGACCGATGATCAAGCGCCCTTCACGGATATATCGTTTGACTTCTTCTTCTTTATCAGGACGCACCTGCAGGTAGTCATCAACCATAATCGTTTGTCCATCCAGGTGAAAACTGTGGAAACCCGGATCTTGTGCCAATTGCTCTAATAGATCATCAAATAGCTTGACTAAGTAATAACGGTGTTCTTCAAGTGACATGTACCACTCCCGGTCCCAATGGGAATGAGAAATAATATGAGCGGTTTTGTTCTTCATCATGACTCTCCTCCAATCATTTCGACGTGCAATTTTTTATAGCGATTCATCGATACTTTCATCACCCAATAGGCAGGCATGACACCCAGGGCAAAAGGAATCAACCCAGGCATTTCATAAATCAGGTATCCTACCATCGTTAAGCCGATGGAGAGGATAAGGTTCTGCTTGAAGCTAATGATCGTCATAATAAACGGCTGGTACAGGTAATGCTTAAACGACTGATCAAAATGTACGTAATAGGGGAATAAATACAGAAATGAGAATAGATACAGGATACATATGAATAAAATGAGCACCGTGCTGAATAAAGCAATGATGCCTTTTAGTTGAGTAACAAGATAGAGATCCACCGATAAGAATAGACCCACACTTGAATAGATCCAGCCCAGACTGTTAACCTTCCAGAAATTCCGTTTGTAATAGTGATGGTATTCCCTGAAGAAAGGTTCATCCCGGCCACCTTGTAACCACTTTCTAGTAATGGC
Coding sequences:
- a CDS encoding alpha-mannosidase; the protein is MFYPIQKLENRVNELDRLRYRDIRGIDSFNLYEPQQGKENIFPEGYSDQKMKVNDTWSGRDKYLWLNTFLSIPEEWRGKKAVLYLDLGRTGGGNNSGFESLLYVNEKPFQGVDSNHKEVILPAEDSLDISIQLWSGLEGGGQPANQYYRLKEAWWGYLDEKVDDLYFKSKAILDSIKQQDEHDPNRSIVLAILNRTFHEIDWSDSGSETFYQSLYAARSVLLHEMENLPKYSDVTIHATGHSHIDLAWLWRTKHTKEKARRTFYTVLRLMELYPDYTFLQSQPQLYEWVKEEDPELFAAIKAKVADGQWEVEGSMWVEADCNIPSGESFVRQLLYGKRFFEKEFNKKTRTLWLPDVFGYSWSLPQILRKSGIDTFMTTKISWNQYNRMPHDTFQWRGIDGSEILTHFITTPEPGRPADSWFYTYNGLITAETVKGIWEKYRDKDLNKELLLAYGYGDGGGGVNREMIEMKRHLDTVPSMPSVKSVNAHDYFEKLHDTVGKSDQYTHTWDGELYLEYHRGTYTSHAKMKEMNRKLEYGYREAELLSSWNSAVNGWDHYPQELLEKGWKMILLNQFHDIIPGSSITEVYEDAHQDYEKASGIKETIITSQENYIFDGDKHWSFLHPHQYTSSVLVTVPESNGVYEMDGIEVETQTLSNGDTLVLVPETKPFSYHTISMAEKGEKEKRMLSNIDLNERRWETPFYRIRWNTDGHITSLFDKEEGREMIQAGATGNVLKLYEDKPLAHDAWDIDLYYVEKSTPIDLLEECTILENGPLKTTVAFTWKTPQMEIFQRIHCYSHTKRIDFETDINWSARQQLLKVEFPVSIRSTEAIYDIQFGNVKRPTHWNTSWDMARFESVGHKWVALTEPYYGISLMNDSKYGYSIKDNVLGLSLLKGPVYPDPKADIGHHHFVYSLYPFAGQTSKQDIEREATYLNAPLRIVRGETQSGFQEPLLSISGHGVIIDTVKKAEDRESLIVRLHEMEGARSSVTITSSLPLEAWREINLMEDESISDFNEGPICLTFNPYEIKTIELIIKEQNAEGPYWTEPGL
- a CDS encoding glycoside hydrolase family 125 protein; translated protein: MSEKVVPASFQTIMNKVKSAYSHDSEVYELFENCFLNTYQTTLKKDQDGTFVITGDIPAMWLRDSSAQVRPYLVLAKEDAEIAAMLKGVIERQWKYILLDPYANAFNQTADNQGHQDDRTEMTPWIWERKYEVDSLCYPIQLTYLYWKATGDGSILNDRLREVLTVIHDVWKVEQDHEDGSPYLFERQNCRVSDTLLREGKGGYSVKTGMTWSGFRPSDDACLYGYLVPANMFAVVVLGYAKEMLEEMKEDKLAGQMEQLSFEIKKGIETFAKVNHPVFGEIYAYETDGDGQYNLMDDANVPSLLAIPYLGYTDPYDETYVNTRKFILSRHNPYFYEGKKAEGIGSPHTPDHYIWHISLAIQGMTATSKEEKGRILKMFKNTHASTLYMHEGFDADRPEEFTRSWFAWANSMFSEFILNEVGIFVPESPLGLANQ
- a CDS encoding alpha-mannosidase; amino-acid sequence: MMKNKTAHIISHSHWDREWYMSLEEHRYYLVKLFDDLLEQLAQDPGFHSFHLDGQTIMVDDYLQVRPDKEEEVKRYIREGRLIIGPWYILQDAFLTSSEANVRNLLYGMKDTKKLGQQSTLGYFPDTFGIYGQAPQLLRQANIDVAAFGRGVTPTGFNNQVHHSDEFSSPFSEMKWQAPDGSNVLGILFANWYSNGNEIPADQGEAEEYWKKKLSDVEKFASTSQLLFMNGCDHQPLQKDIVKAIATANELRPDVTFKHSSFKEYIDEVKKELPDELQTIRGELRNQKTDGWSTLVNTASARVYLKQANDRCQTLLERVLEPMGLLVKDKRLHRDFAEFYWKMLMENHPHDSICGCSVDSVHREMETRFEKVEKGVMRYVTEQAREIASGISTTHHNPDAIPLILFFTDGKPSTRVIREKMMVQKIYFDELDFRQIPKKLDSIPLPSFVIERGDGSTIPVHVKEKGISFGYDLPGDGFRKPYYAKEIDITFALESPIHIGYETCYLVPGEDIPHKENLMWHPSEQRLENEHICVTVHENGTYSLLDKQTGFHYENLGMYEDVGDIGNEYMFKASSDGIAFTTKRQISTLNIVENNPYCASVEIESKISVPKQADEQLDIERRDLVWHPDRQAGRHEEEVLLTFKTLLVLEKGSKGLKVEVTIDNQAKDHRLRALFPVGKGNLYHFADSVFEVVKRPNQPESQWINPTFDHHMQRFVSLGDHEKGLTIAGKGLHEYEIVDGKSIAVTLLRSVGELGDWGVFETPEAQCLGLHKAEFMVIPHRGNVIESRAFNEAYHYPLTPTVVQVEQGEGRNEKTSNLFKWSGDALVLTACKPAEEGMGIIVRWFNPTDEPQELSVEGDEVYLSTILEKKKESLGHGNVERTIRPKEIITVLIQTDEE
- a CDS encoding YesL family protein, coding for MFSRLGDLFTDASLWIWKAIQLNLSWFLHIVMGGVVLGIFPATVSLFAITRKWLQGGRDEPFFREYHHYYKRNFWKVNSLGWIYSSVGLFLSVDLYLVTQLKGIIALFSTVLILFICILYLFSFLYLFPYYVHFDQSFKHYLYQPFIMTIISFKQNLILSIGLTMVGYLIYEMPGLIPFALGVMPAYWVMKVSMNRYKKLHVEMIGGES